A genome region from Lutra lutra chromosome 11, mLutLut1.2, whole genome shotgun sequence includes the following:
- the LOC125080511 gene encoding translation initiation factor IF-2-like — protein sequence MLIAVTITDEGYTNSCVQSILKDTNFCRETLRVENTSPVFRVWSKQDVLAPAQLVVRPEHCWGTGPSERSGHVGSSTAQRLRGDPELSPLSPGRSGGGGGLRLQSQSRAPGRAARDALPSCAFRLKGAPDLPRNNKTSALAPGPWASSPRPPATCRRLGRARLCAALPCPARGVRRRADRALWPTSPAAAAPPRETRGRVVAAAEQQEGSGRRGGRPVGLCGRRPCSGAEGGGGGPRGLLSVRSPEPGGARTWRGKLHPRPGPRTPPPPLSIILGTGNGLCIARCTCD from the exons ATGCTTATTGCAGTCACCATAACTGATGAGGGATACACAAACTCCTGTGTCCAAAG CATCTTGAAGGACACTAACTTCTGCAGAGAAACTCTTAGGGTGGAGAACACTTCTCCAGTCTTCAGGGTGTGGTCAAAACAGGACGTGCTAGCGCCAGCTCAGCTCGTGGTGAGGCCTGAGCACTGCTGGGGGACGGGACCGAGCGAGCGGTCAGGCCACGTGGGCTCCAGCACAGCCCAGCGGCTTCGGGGCGACCCGGAGCTCAGCCCGCTGTCCCCCGGGCGGtcagggggcggcggggggctcCGACTACAGAGCCAAAGCCGGGCGCCGGGGCGGGCCGCGCGTGACGCACTTCCGTCCTGCGCCTTCCGGCTTAAAGGGGCCCCGGACCTTCCTCGCAACAACAAAACCAGCGCGCTCGCGCCGGGACCCTGGGCTTCTAGTCCCCGCCCTCCTGCCACCTGCCGCCGCCTTGGCCGCGCCCGGCTCTGCGCCGCGCTGCCGTGTCCCGCCCGAGGGGTCAGGCGGAGAGCGGACCGCGCCCTTTGGCCAACTTCTCCCGCGGCCGCCGCGCCGCCTCGCGAGACCCGGGGCCGGGTTGTGGCCGCCGCGGAGCAGCAGGAAGGGAGCGGCCGCCGCGGAGGACGCCCGGTGGGACTGTGCGGACGGCGGCCCTGTTCGGGCGCGGAGGGCGGCGGTGGCGGGCCCCGCGGCCTTCTTTCAG TCCGCAGTCCGGAGCCCGGCGGAGCCCGGACCTGGCGGGGAAAGCTGCACCCACGGCCGGGTCCCCGGACCCCGCCGCCGCCACTGTCCATCATCCTTGGTACCGGCAATGGCCTTTGTATCGCCCGATGCACTTGTGACTGA